The proteins below come from a single Mucilaginibacter mali genomic window:
- a CDS encoding lysophospholipid acyltransferase family protein, whose amino-acid sequence MIKLLRKIHRYFLVFSMALFFFLLWPPLKYFSLKPGRYRGMIWLRKWWAFCSSALAGIFYRFTYEEKIDWSRTYIICPNHASNLDISAMSIMLGHTNCCFMGKANLKDNLITGIYFRTVDLPVDRDSKISSYRAFKAAAEKLQNGINMILFPEGGTADIYPPTVTEFKNGPFRLAIELKIQIIPVTSLNTWQVLWDDGAIHGSRPGICDVYVHKPIETAHLSVDDADMLKDRVFDIINNKMQQG is encoded by the coding sequence ATGATCAAACTACTCCGAAAGATACACCGCTATTTCCTTGTCTTCAGCATGGCGCTGTTTTTCTTCTTGCTTTGGCCGCCGCTTAAATATTTTTCGCTAAAGCCCGGCCGGTATCGCGGCATGATCTGGCTGCGCAAGTGGTGGGCGTTTTGCAGTTCGGCGCTGGCGGGGATATTTTACCGTTTTACTTATGAAGAAAAGATCGACTGGAGCCGCACCTATATCATTTGCCCGAACCATGCGTCTAACCTGGATATTTCGGCTATGAGTATAATGCTGGGGCATACCAACTGCTGCTTTATGGGCAAAGCTAATTTAAAGGATAACCTGATCACCGGCATCTACTTCCGCACGGTAGATCTGCCGGTTGATCGCGACAGCAAGATCTCATCGTACCGGGCGTTTAAGGCTGCTGCCGAAAAATTGCAGAATGGCATCAACATGATCCTTTTCCCCGAGGGGGGGACTGCAGATATTTATCCGCCTACGGTTACCGAATTTAAAAACGGGCCGTTCAGATTAGCTATAGAGTTGAAGATCCAGATAATTCCTGTAACTTCGCTAAATACATGGCAGGTACTTTGGGATGATGGCGCCATACACGGTAGCCGCCCGGGCATTTGCGATGTTTACGTGCATAAACCTATAGAAACAGCGCATTTATCGGTTGATGATGCCGATATGCTGAAAGACCGGGTCTTTGATATCATTAATAACAAAATGCAGCAGGGGTAA